CGTTCTTCGTCGAGGAGGGTCGCCAGTCGAATCCCGCACCACAGCGGACCGGCATCGGTGCCGTCCACCACCTCGCGTTCCGGTTCGATCCGGAGCGAATCGAGGAGGTCCGCGAACGACTCGAAGCGCACGGCCGCCGGTACAACGAGTTCGACCGGAGCATCTTCTACTCGCTATACACCTCCGACCACAACGGCCTCACCATCGAACTGACGACGGACAAGTTCGACATTCCGGACAACCGCCGCGCCGAAGTTCTCGCCGTCGCCCAGCAAAAGCGCGAGGAGGACGGTTCGGAGTACGCGAAGGGCGAACACCTCGAAGCCGCGCTGGAAGAACTCGGCATTCCGGTGGAACCGGCGGACCTTCCCGACGCGCCGACCGGCGCGGGCGGGTTGTAGGTCTGGGCGGATTGTAACGGAATTCGAAGCCGTTGGGCGGTGCTTTTCTGTATCGTGCGCCCGTAACCGGATTCATGACCAATTCCGGGTGGACCCAAGACAGCATGCCGGACATGGCCGGAAAGACCGTCATCGTCACGGGCGCGAACAGCGGCCTCGGCTACGAGGTGACGCGGGCGCTCGCCCGCCACGGTGCGACCGTCGTCATGGCCTGCCGACGGACGGATCACGCGATGACGGTCAAGGGGCGGATTTTGACCGAACTGCCGGACGCGAACCTCGACGTGCGGGAACTCGACCTCGCGGACCTCGCGTTGATTCGGGAGTTCGTGGACGATTTCACCGAGGAGTACGACGACCTGCACGTTCTCTGTAACAACGCGGGCGTGATGGCGGTGCCGCGGGAGGAAACCGCGGATGGCTTCGAGTTACAGTTCGGCGTCAACCACCTCGGTCACTTCGCGCTGACCGGTCTCCTGCTCGATTCACT
The genomic region above belongs to Haladaptatus sp. R4 and contains:
- a CDS encoding VOC family protein — protein: MSNEPSTDDIPITAERPDGAVPLTGTDHITLIGSNEEDTVEFYRDVLGMPLVLRQPNLDAPNVTHLFFDSGDGRIITFFVEEGRQSNPAPQRTGIGAVHHLAFRFDPERIEEVRERLEAHGRRYNEFDRSIFYSLYTSDHNGLTIELTTDKFDIPDNRRAEVLAVAQQKREEDGSEYAKGEHLEAALEELGIPVEPADLPDAPTGAGGL